The following proteins come from a genomic window of Bos mutus isolate GX-2022 chromosome 23, NWIPB_WYAK_1.1, whole genome shotgun sequence:
- the RPL10A gene encoding large ribosomal subunit protein uL1, with amino-acid sequence MSSKVSRDTLYEAVREVLHGNQRKRRKFLETVELQISLKNYDPQKDKRFSGTVRLKSTPRPKFSVCVLGDQQHCDEAKAVDIPHMDIEALKKLNKNKKLVKKLAKKYDAFLASESLIKQIPRILGPGLNKAGKFPSLLTHNENMVAKVDEVKSTIKFQMKKVLCLAVAVGHVKMTDDELVYNIHLAVNFLVSLLKKNWQNVRALYIKSTMGKPQRLY; translated from the exons ATGAG CAGCAAAGTCTCCCGCGACACCCTCTACGAGGCGGTGCGGGAAGTCCTGCACGGGAATCAGCGCAAGCGCAGAAA gtttttggaGACGGTGGAGCTTCAGatcagcctgaagaactatgaccCTCAGAAGGACAAACGCTTCTCGGGCACCGTCAG GCTTAAGTCCACTCCCCGCCCCAAGTTCTCCGTGTGTGTCTTGGGGGACCAGCAGCATTGTGATGAGGCCAAGGCTGTGGATATCCCCCACATGGACATCGAGGCGCTGAAAAAACTCAACAAGAATAAGAAACTGGTCAAGAAGCTGG CCAAGAAATATGATGCCTTTTTGGCTTCAGAGTCTCTGATCAAGCAGATCCCCCGAATCCTGGGCCCAGGCCTGAACAAGGCTGGCAAGTTCCCTTCCTTGCTGACCCACAATGAGAACATGGTGGCCAAAGTTGATGAAGTGAAGTCCACGATCAAGTTCCAGATGAAGAAG GTGCTGTGTCTGGCAGTGGCTGTTGGCCACGTgaagatgacagatgatgagcTTGTGTACAACATCCACTTAGCTGTCAACTTCCTGGTGTCATTGCTCAAGAAAAATTGGCAGAACGTCAGGGCCTTGTACATTAAGAGCACCATGGGCAAGCCCCAGCGTCTGTACTAA
- the FANCE gene encoding Fanconi anemia group E protein isoform X2, which produces MEALEAETARAEDAEPAAPWARLEAPGRLLLQALQAGPDGARRGLGVLRTLSGRGGEPFAWGGVLEALCREEPVVEGPDCRLELKPLLLRLPPLCRRNLMSLLMAVWPSLPESRLLPVLQVARQDPSPDPDPWLQALGEFLQRDLSAGVSTDGASPLSERCQRQLQGLCRRLGQGGRKLKLPPTQDSEGEGGQEEDKDSQQPGKRRKEPEEKPVSPEGERAPKRLRCLEKEGHEEKRPEHESLESLADGGGASSITNQAVMGPEPSEAGQSLKDAKGLPESLELPKVIQDQVPRLQQLLKTLGKVDLLCAQLQLPQLLDTGLLQLCTWLLALSPDLSLGNATVLTRSLFLGRIVSLTSSASRLLTTALTSFCTKYPYAVCRALLGPVLQAPGIGPAQTELLCCLTKDKALEPDVQVLMLGQILELPWKEETFLVLQSLLERQVEMPPEKFSVLMEKLCKEGPVATTSMAYAKLLLTVMTKYQANITEPQRLGLAAAVELNTTFLRKSLQAALRHLTP; this is translated from the exons ATGGAGGCCTTGGAGGCTGAGACCGCTCGGGCTGAGGACGCAGAGCCGGCGGCGCCCTGGGCTCGGCTGGAGGCCCCTGGCCGCCTCCTGCTGCAGGCGCTGCAGGCCGGGCCCGACGGGGCGCGGCGTGGTCTAGGCGTGCTGCGGACACTGAGCGGCCGCGGTGGGGAGCCCTTTGCCTGGGGCGGCGTCCTCGAGGCGCTGTGCCGGGAGGAGCCCGTCGTGGAGGGCCCGGACTGTCGCCTGGAGCT GAAACCACTGCTGCTGCGATTGCCCCCGTTATGCCGGAGAAACCTGATGTCCCTGCTCATGGCTGTTTGGCCATCGCTGCCCGAAAGCAGGCTCCTCCCTGTGCTGCAGGTTGCGAGGCAGGATCCAAGTCCTGACCCTGATCCCTGGCTCCAGGCCCTTGGAGAATTTCTGCAAAGGGATCTGAGTGCTGGCGTCTCCACTGATGGAGCGTCCCCATTGTCTGAAAGGTGCCAGAGACAGCTCCAAGGCCTGTGTAGGCGGCTGGGCCAAGGGGGCAGGAAGTTGAAGTTGCCCCCGACTCAAGATTCTGAAGGagaaggagggcaggaggaggacaaGGACTCCCAGCAGCCTGGGAAACGCAGGAAGGAGCCAGAGGAAAAGCCTGTCAGTCCTGAGGGGGAGAGGGCCCCCAAAAGGCTCCGGTGTTTGGAAAAGGAAGGTCATGAGGAGAAGAGACCTGAACACGAATCTTTGGAATCCCTGGCTGATGGAGGAGGTGCATCATCCATTACAAACCAGGCTGTCATGGGACCTGAGCCCAGTGAGGCTGGTCAGAGTCTAAAGGATGCTAAGGGCCTACCTGAGAGTTTGGAGTTGCCCAAAGTTATCCAG GACCAGGTTCCCAGGCTGCAGCAGCTGCTCAAGACCCTCGGGAAG GTGGACCTGCTGTGTGCCCAGCTGCAGCTCCCGCAGCTCCTGGACACAGGTCTCCTCCAGCTCTGCACCTGGCTGCTGGCCCTGTCACCAGACCTCAGTCTGGGCAATGCCACTGTGCTGACCAGGAGCCTCTTCCTTGGACGG ATTGTCTCCCTGACTTCCTCAGCCTCCCGCCTGCTCACGACTGCCCTGACCTCCTTCTGTACCAAGTATCCCTATGCCGTCTGCAGAGCCCTCCTTGGCCCCGTGCTCCAAGCCCCAGGAATAG GTCCAGCTCAAACAGAGTTACTGTGTTGCCTTACAAAGGACAAGGCCCTGGAGCCAGATGTGCAGGTTCTAATGCTGGG ACAGATCTTGGAGCTGCCCTGGAAGGAGGAGACTTTCTTGGTGCTGCAGTCACTCCTGGAGCGGCAG GTGGAGATGCCCCCTGAGAAGTTCAGTGTGTTGATGGAGAAACTCTGTAAAGAGGGGCCAGTGGCCACCACATCCATGGCCTATGCCAAGCTCCTGCTGACAGTGATGACCAAGTATCAGGCCAAC ATCACTGAGCCCCAGAGGCTGGGCCTGGCTGCAGCTGTGGAACTCAACACCACTTTCCTGAGGAAGTCCCTGCAGGCTGCTCTGAGACATCTGACCCCCTGA
- the FANCE gene encoding Fanconi anemia group E protein isoform X1, protein MEALEAETARAEDAEPAAPWARLEAPGRLLLQALQAGPDGARRGLGVLRTLSGRGGEPFAWGGVLEALCREEPVVEGPDCRLELKPLLLRLPPLCRRNLMSLLMAVWPSLPESRLLPVLQVARQDPSPDPDPWLQALGEFLQRDLSAGVSTDGASPLSERCQRQLQGLCRRLGQGGRKLKLPPTQDSEGEGGQEEDKDSQQPGKRRKEPEEKPVSPEGERAPKRLRCLEKEGHEEKRPEHESLESLADGGGASSITNQAVMGPEPSEAGQSLKDAKGLPESLELPKVIQDQVPRLQQLLKTLGKGLEGLEGTPPVELQLLQECSPGQVDLLCAQLQLPQLLDTGLLQLCTWLLALSPDLSLGNATVLTRSLFLGRIVSLTSSASRLLTTALTSFCTKYPYAVCRALLGPVLQAPGIGPAQTELLCCLTKDKALEPDVQVLMLGQILELPWKEETFLVLQSLLERQVEMPPEKFSVLMEKLCKEGPVATTSMAYAKLLLTVMTKYQANITEPQRLGLAAAVELNTTFLRKSLQAALRHLTP, encoded by the exons ATGGAGGCCTTGGAGGCTGAGACCGCTCGGGCTGAGGACGCAGAGCCGGCGGCGCCCTGGGCTCGGCTGGAGGCCCCTGGCCGCCTCCTGCTGCAGGCGCTGCAGGCCGGGCCCGACGGGGCGCGGCGTGGTCTAGGCGTGCTGCGGACACTGAGCGGCCGCGGTGGGGAGCCCTTTGCCTGGGGCGGCGTCCTCGAGGCGCTGTGCCGGGAGGAGCCCGTCGTGGAGGGCCCGGACTGTCGCCTGGAGCT GAAACCACTGCTGCTGCGATTGCCCCCGTTATGCCGGAGAAACCTGATGTCCCTGCTCATGGCTGTTTGGCCATCGCTGCCCGAAAGCAGGCTCCTCCCTGTGCTGCAGGTTGCGAGGCAGGATCCAAGTCCTGACCCTGATCCCTGGCTCCAGGCCCTTGGAGAATTTCTGCAAAGGGATCTGAGTGCTGGCGTCTCCACTGATGGAGCGTCCCCATTGTCTGAAAGGTGCCAGAGACAGCTCCAAGGCCTGTGTAGGCGGCTGGGCCAAGGGGGCAGGAAGTTGAAGTTGCCCCCGACTCAAGATTCTGAAGGagaaggagggcaggaggaggacaaGGACTCCCAGCAGCCTGGGAAACGCAGGAAGGAGCCAGAGGAAAAGCCTGTCAGTCCTGAGGGGGAGAGGGCCCCCAAAAGGCTCCGGTGTTTGGAAAAGGAAGGTCATGAGGAGAAGAGACCTGAACACGAATCTTTGGAATCCCTGGCTGATGGAGGAGGTGCATCATCCATTACAAACCAGGCTGTCATGGGACCTGAGCCCAGTGAGGCTGGTCAGAGTCTAAAGGATGCTAAGGGCCTACCTGAGAGTTTGGAGTTGCCCAAAGTTATCCAG GACCAGGTTCCCAGGCTGCAGCAGCTGCTCAAGACCCTCGGGAAG GGGTTGGAAGGACTGGAGGGCACCCCACCGGTTGAGCTGCAGCTTCTCCAGGAGTGCAGTCCTGGCCAG GTGGACCTGCTGTGTGCCCAGCTGCAGCTCCCGCAGCTCCTGGACACAGGTCTCCTCCAGCTCTGCACCTGGCTGCTGGCCCTGTCACCAGACCTCAGTCTGGGCAATGCCACTGTGCTGACCAGGAGCCTCTTCCTTGGACGG ATTGTCTCCCTGACTTCCTCAGCCTCCCGCCTGCTCACGACTGCCCTGACCTCCTTCTGTACCAAGTATCCCTATGCCGTCTGCAGAGCCCTCCTTGGCCCCGTGCTCCAAGCCCCAGGAATAG GTCCAGCTCAAACAGAGTTACTGTGTTGCCTTACAAAGGACAAGGCCCTGGAGCCAGATGTGCAGGTTCTAATGCTGGG ACAGATCTTGGAGCTGCCCTGGAAGGAGGAGACTTTCTTGGTGCTGCAGTCACTCCTGGAGCGGCAG GTGGAGATGCCCCCTGAGAAGTTCAGTGTGTTGATGGAGAAACTCTGTAAAGAGGGGCCAGTGGCCACCACATCCATGGCCTATGCCAAGCTCCTGCTGACAGTGATGACCAAGTATCAGGCCAAC ATCACTGAGCCCCAGAGGCTGGGCCTGGCTGCAGCTGTGGAACTCAACACCACTTTCCTGAGGAAGTCCCTGCAGGCTGCTCTGAGACATCTGACCCCCTGA